From the Ignavibacteriales bacterium genome, the window TTCCAGATATTAACAAAATACTCGCTGGAAATACCGAAACCCTTTTCACTGTACATAGCATTAAATCCCCACTGAGAGCGCTGGGGTTTGTCGAGATTAGGATAATCATAGCCCTTGGAGGGATCTCCACCATAAGGGTCGTTATCCAGAGAAAAAGAAATGTTTGAGACTAAAAAAACTGAAAGAATTGCGCCCATAAATACCATCATTCGAATGTGCATAGTCATTGACCTCGTTTTTGGATTTGTTAATTGTTTAATCTGCCTGAATTAAGTAACTTAAAATTAATGTAGTAAAAATTTAACAAAATTTGACGGAAAAAAGATTCAATAAAATAAAAAATGTTGTTCTAAAACGTCAAAAATATCTAACAATTATTCTCGAGAATATTCATGACCCACATAATGCTGCGGCGATATTCAGGACGGCAGACGCGGTGGGAATCGATAAGATATATCTGGTCTATAATACGAATGAATTCCCAAAAATAGGGAGAATTACGTCGGGTAGCGCTGTAAAATGGATCGAGAGGATGAAATTTAACAATGCGAAGGAGTGCATAGGGGAGTTGAAGGGCGACGGGTATAGTGTATATTCGACGCATATGGATGAAAACGAGGCAAATATGTCACTGTATGATCTGGATCTGACGGGAAGGACGGCGCTGATATTCGGGAATGAGAAGGAAGGGGTATCAGACGAGGCTCGGGAGTTGTCGGATGGGAATTTTCTGATCCCGATGAACGGGATGGTGCAGTCGTTGAATGTGTCGGTAGCGGCGGCAGTATGTTTGTATGAGGCTATGCGGCAGAGGCAGTGCAAGGGAATGTACGATACATCCGAATATTCACCGGAAGAGCTTAAAATCAAAGAAGAAATCTATCTTAACAAGTAGGCATGCTTTCCAAAAGTATAATCTCATCGCTAAAATTAAGGAATACGGACAATTTTCTATTGATATCGGGTCCGTGTGTGGTAGAGAACCGCGACGTTGTTTTTAAGACGTGCGGGAAGCTAAAGGAAATAACGGATAAGCTAAAGATCCCGTTCATATTTAAGGCGTCGTATCAGAAGGCGAACAGGACTTCGGGAAAGTCATTCCGGGGGATCGGGATGGATGAAGCGCTATCTATATTAGCGGCGGTGAGAAAGAAGTTCGACGTGCCTGTGCTGACGGACGTTCATTCGGAGATAGAGGTAGAGATAGCGGCGGAATTTGTGGATATACTGCAGATACCGGCTTTTCTTTCACGACAGACTGAGCTGCTGGAAACTGCAGGAGCATCGGGAAAGGTTATCAATATAAAGAAGGGGCAGTTCATGGCTCCGGGTGATATGAAGTACCAGGCTGATAAGGTCGCTTCGGCGGGTAATAAAAAGATAA encodes:
- a CDS encoding RNA methyltransferase, producing MTEKRFNKIKNVVLKRQKYLTIILENIHDPHNAAAIFRTADAVGIDKIYLVYNTNEFPKIGRITSGSAVKWIERMKFNNAKECIGELKGDGYSVYSTHMDENEANMSLYDLDLTGRTALIFGNEKEGVSDEARELSDGNFLIPMNGMVQSLNVSVAAAVCLYEAMRQRQCKGMYDTSEYSPEELKIKEEIYLNK
- the kdsA gene encoding 3-deoxy-8-phosphooctulonate synthase, with protein sequence MLSKSIISSLKLRNTDNFLLISGPCVVENRDVVFKTCGKLKEITDKLKIPFIFKASYQKANRTSGKSFRGIGMDEALSILAAVRKKFDVPVLTDVHSEIEVEIAAEFVDILQIPAFLSRQTELLETAGASGKVINIKKGQFMAPGDMKYQADKVASAGNKKIMLTERGTTFGYNNLVVDMRSLAIMKESGYPVIFDATHSVQMPSGGKGVSAGAPEFIPVLSRAAAAAGVDGFFMETHPNPAKALSDGSNMMKLANMEKLLVSLLAIHKLVNK